The Skermanella rosea genomic sequence GCGGTATGCGCGGATCGTGAAGAACGGCGATGTAATGCATGTCCGGCGCAAACACGAGCATGCCCTGCGGCTTCGGGCCGTAGGGCAGGATGTTGTCGGTCTCCGGATTGGCTACTGCGCTCACGACCCTCCAACTCCCCAGGATCTTGTTCTCCGCTGCCGTCGCGGCGGACGCGAACAAGACGGCCAGAGCACTGGCGACGAGCAGGCTCCGTCGTAGACCCTGAATCATTCGGTTCTCCTCAATCGAGAATGTCGGCCATCGGGAAAATCGCCGATCCGGCGCCGGCCGGGGCGGACCGCCCCGGCCGGCGCCGGAGTTCATGGCCGTGCCGTTCAGGCTTCGAGAGCCGCCAGTACGCGGTCCGGCAGGAACGGAAAATGCCGAAGCCTCACGCCACCGGTCAGCCGGGCTATCGCATTGGCGATCGCCGGGCCGGTGGGCGGAAGGCCGGCCTGGCCGATACCGCCGACCGGGCTTCCTGGCGTGGGCACCACGGCGACCTCGATCTCGGGCGCCTCGGACATGCGGATCACCCGGTAGGTGTCGAAGTTCGACTCCTCCACCTCGCCATCGACGACGTTGATCTGCTCGAACAGCGCATGGCCGGTCCCGTTCGTTATGCCGACGATCATCATGGCCTCGATATGGAGCGGTTGGATCGCCATGCCAGGATCGATCGCGCACCAGACCTTGTGCACCCGGATCCGTCCGGTTTCCCGGTCGAGCGACACCTCGGCGACCTGAGCGCAATGCGAGCCGAAAGCGTCGGAGTAGGCCAGGCCGATTCCCCGGCCTTCGCGCTCCCGAGTCCAGTCCGCCATCCGGGCGACGGTCTCGATCACCGCGCACGCACGGGGCTGGTCTCTCAGGAGCTCCAGCCTGAGCGCGACGGGGTCGATGCCCCTGGCGGCTGCGATCTCGTCGACGACGCATTCGATCGCGAACCTCGTGTAGCCCACCCCGACCGCGAACCAGAACCCGATGTCCAGTCCGCTTTCCTGACGCAGATACTCGACGTGATGAGCCGGCACCGCGTAATTGAAATGAGCGCCTTCGGTCACGACCTCGTCGTGACCGCCCTTGCCATCGAACAGTTCCGGCATGGTGCGGGCGAACACGGAGTCAGCCACGATGCGGTGCCGCCAGCCGAGGATGTGCCCGTCGGCGTCGAGCCCGACCTGTATGTGCTGGGCCTCCAGCGGCCGGAACTTGTCGTGCCGCATGTCGTCCTCGCGGCTCCAGATGACCTTGACCGGCCGTCCCTCCGCGGCCCTCGCCAGCGAGACCGCATCGACGATGAAGTCTCTCTCGGCCTTGCGTCCGAACCCGCCGCCGAGCAGGGTCGTGTGCACCCTGACCTTGTCGGGCATGGTGCCGATCACCTCGGCCGCGAAGCCCTGCGTGCCCGTCGGTCCCTGGGTCGGCGCCCAGATCTCCACCCTGTCGCCGATGACGAGCGCCGTGGCGTTCATCGGCTCCATGGTCGCGTGGGAGACATGGTCGCTCATATAGTCCACCTCGATCACCGTCGCGGCCCCCGAGATGGCGGCCTGCGCGTCGCCGGCAACATGCGCGGGAACGCCTCGGCGTCCGAGATCGCGGCCGATGGCGCGATACGCCTCGAGCAGGTGCCGGCTGGTGTAGTCGCGGACCCGGGACCCGGTGCTCCACGCAACTTGAAGCAACTCCTTCGCGCGTCTGGTCGCCTCGACCGTCTCGCCGATGATGCCGACCCCATAGGACAGCGGGACGATATGGGTCACGCCCGGCACCGCCCTGGCTTCGGTATCGTCGATGGCGGTGGGCCGTTCGCCCTGGACCGGCGCCCGCAGCACCGCTCCGTAGAGCATGTCCGGAAGCTGGACGTCGATACCGAACACGGCGGTTCCATCGATCTTCGAGGGCACGTCGACGCGCCGGATCGTGCGCTTCCCGATATAACGCCACCTGTCGCTCGGCTTCAGATCCGCCTCGCTCACCTGAGGGAGCGGTTCCGGCAGCGGTCCGTTCGCGGCGATCTCACCGTAGTCGAGCGCGCGGCCTGAGACGGGATGCACGACCCTGCCGGGTTCGGTCGAGAGCTCGCCCACCGGCACGCGCAGCATGCCGGCCGCGGCCGCCAGCAGGACCATGCGGGTCTGGGCGCCGGTCAGTCGAAGCAGCGCGTGATACCCGCGCGTGGACTCGCTGCCACCGGTGAGCTGGATCCCGTAGAAGCCCGGATTGCCATAGGTCTCCGCGTCGGAGGGAGCCTGGACGATGCGCACCCGGTCCCAATCGGCGTCCATTTCCTCGGCGACGAGCAGCGGCAGCGTGGTCATGATGCCCTGGCCCATCTCGACGGCCGGCGAGATGATGGTGATCGTTCCGTCATCCGCGATCGTCACCCAGGCATTCGGGCGGAAGCCGCCCTCGGCGGCGCGGGCGGCCGTAGCGCCGACGGCAGGCAGCGGCAGGCTGCCGAACGCGACCGCGATCCCGAGGCCGCCGGCCGTGACGAGGAAGCTGCGCCGCGACACTGCGCGGGTCCGAGGCTGAAAAGTCGTGGCCATGGCTCATCCCTCCCGCGACGCGCGCTCGACGGCGGCGATGATGCGGACATAGGTCCCGCAGCGGCAGATATTGCCGTCCATGTGCTCGATGATCTGCTCGCGGGTGGGGACGGGAGTGCGTTCGAGGAGTGCGGCAGCCTGCATGATCTGCCCGGACTGACAATAGCCGCACTGCGGCACCTGCTCCGCGACCCAGGCCTTCTGCAGCGGATGGCCGGCATCGGGCGAGAGGCCCTCGATGGTCGTGACCTCGCGTCCCTCGACATCCTCAAGCCATGTGACGCAGGAGCGGACGGGCTCCCCATCGACATGGACGGTGCAGGCACCGCACTGCGCGATGCCGCAGCCGTACTTCGTGCCGGTGAGCTTGAGATGTTCGCGGATGACCCACAGCAGCGGGGTTTCGGGGCCGGCGGCGATATCCACCGCGCGCCCATTGATGATGAACGCCGTCATGAACGTTTCTCCTCTGCCTGATGGCTTGCGCGATGGTCGATGTCGCGGGGCGCGGCCGGAACGGAGGCTTGCCATGCGGCCGTTGCCCCGGCGCCGACAAGGCCGGGGCGAGCGGCTGACCATCGGAACCCGATGCCGGGCGCCGCTACGATAGGCAGTCGCGGAAATACGGTCTATGCTACAGGGTCCGAAATATCTTCGCGATCGTCCGGAGGAGCTCCATGGATCCGCTGTCGGATGTATTGTCGCTGCTGAAGCCGCGAAGCTACGTGTCGTCGGGGTTCGATGCGGGAGGCGACTGGTCGATCCAGTTTTCCAACCAGCAGAATCGCATGAAGTGCTACGCCGTCGTGTCGGGCGAATGCTGGTTGTCCGTCGATGGCGTCGCCGAGCCGGTGAAGCTGAGATCGGGGGAGTGTTTCGTGCTGCCGAGCGGGCGGAATTTCCGCCTTGCCAGCGATACTGCCCTGACGCCTGTCGACTCCGGCAAGTTCTTTCCGCCGGCCCGCCCGGGCGGCGTCGTGACGGTCAAGGGCGGCGGCGATTTCTACCTCGTCGGCAGCCGCTTCGCCGTCAGCGGCAGGAACTCGGGCAGCCTCCTCAGGATGCTGCCGCCCGTCGTGCGGATCCGCAGGGGGTCGGAGCAGGCGGCGCTGCGCTGGTCGGTCGAGCGGATGCGGGAGGAGCTGCGCGAGCAGCGGCCGGGCAGTTCGCTCATTGCGCAGCACCTCGCGCACATGATGCTGGTCCAGGCCCTGCGGCTGCATCTCGACGACGGGCCCGCCGGCGGCGTCGGATGGTTCTTCGCCCTCGCGGACAAGCAGCTCGGCGCCGCGATTTCCGCCATCCACGCCGACCCCGGGTATCGCTGGACACTGAGGGAACTCGCCGAGCGTGCCGGCATGTCCCGCTCGATCTTCGCCCTGAGGTTCAAGGAAGCGGTTGGGGAGACGGCAATGGACTATCTGGCGCGCTGGCGCATGCTGCTCGCCGGTGACAGGTTCGAGAACACCGCCGACCCCGTGTCCGTCGTTGCCCTGTCGCTCGGCTACGAGTCCGAAAGCGCCTTCAGTACAGCCTTCAAGAGGGTCATGGGCTGCACGCCCAGGCAGTATGGCCGCGACGCGTCCCTGCCGCGCGATCCGCCCGACGGCACCGGTCCCGCCCAAGCCGATCGGCAGGGTCCGGCGCCGCCCCGTGTCCGCGGCGAGCGCGGGTCCGTTCATTCGCCGATGATGCGCGCCTCCCGCACAGAACCGAAGTCGCCGTGACCGGGCCAGGCTCGCCCGCCGGAATAGCGCAACTCGCTTCCGGCAAGATCGCTCTCGTCCGCGAGCCTCATGTTGACGCCCATCATGGCGGTTCCGAACTTTTCGACGGCGCCTTCGGTCAGCGTGAAATGCGTCGTCGATCCGCACCTGGGGCAGAATCGGACTTCATTGCCCGGCTCCGCCTTGTCCTCCCGGATGTAACTGCTCGCCGCTCCCTCGACCCGGACCTGGGATGGATGGAAATAGGCCCAGCGAACGCCCGCTTTGCTGCAAAGGGTACAGTTGCACTCGTTGATGTAGTCCGGTCGCCTGTCGAACTCGATGCGGACCTGGCCGCAGTGGCAGGAGAGCTTCAGTATGAAGGGTCCTCCTCGAAACTGGTGGAACATGCGGGCGGCATGCACGGACGGGCGGATCGCTTCGTCGCTCCGGTCGGCCGACGTCCGGTACGGCCCGGCATCGAGGTCCTGAAGCCCCTGATCGACCTCGGATGCCGACCACGACGTCGCCGGGCCGAGTCCGCCGGAAGCCGCCCGGACGAATTTGTATCAGAATAAGCCAAGGTTCTCGTCGGCTGGGGCTTCGACCGTCGCGGCTGATACAAACCGTTACAATGGCCGACAATCCCGGCACAGGGCTGCGACAGGCAGCGGTTAGGTTGATCCTCGAAGCGGCCGGGACGACGGAACGGGACATCCTCCCGGTCTCGCAAGCCAGCGTCCGCGACGATCTCGGCACCGGCACCCCCTCGGACGGCATTTCGGCCAGGAATGCCTATCGATTCCTCGAAAGGCGCACGAACGATCCCCGGGAGTACGGGATGGATCGGAAAGGCCTGTCACGCTCATCGAACGCCGGACCCAACGAACCCCGTGCTCCGCGGGAAGATCCGGCACAGCCAATGGAGACTGCATGATAACCCTCACCGTCAACGGCTCGGTCATCGACCTCGCGGCGCCTGACGACAAGCCCCTCCTGTGGGCGCTGCGCGAGGACTTGGGCATCCTCGGCGCCAAGTACGGCTGCGGCGTCGCCCAATGCGGCGCCTGCCGCGTCCTCGTGGACGGTCGATCGTCGCCCTCCTGCGCGATTTCCCTCGGCGAGGTCGCGGGCGCGTCCGTGATCACGGCGGAAGGCCTCGCCGGCGCGGACGGCGCGCTGTCCGTCGTGCAGCGGGCCTGGATCGACGAACAGGTGCCCCAGTGCGGCTTCTGCCAGCCGGGCTTCCTAGTCGCCGCGACGGCCCTCCTGGCACGCGTACCCAGCCCCACCGACGCCGACATCGACGAGGCGATCACCAACATCTGCCGCTGCGGCACCTATCCGCGCATCCGCCGCGCGATCCATCGCGCCTCCGCCATGCTGGCCGAGGGGTAAGGGAAAAAGCCATGCCCCGCCACCTGTCACGACGCACCTTCCTCATCACCGGTGCCGTCATCGCCGGCACGGCCGCCACCGCCGCCGTCGCCGGCGTCGGCTATCTGTCCACGATCGATGTGGACGGATCCGCCGGTTACATCGACGGCGACCGCGCCGTCCTCAACGCATTCGTCGTGATCCACCCGGATGGCCGGGTGGTTGTCAACGTGCCGCGCACCGAGATGGGTCAGGGCATCCACACCGGGCTCGCCATGCTCGTCGCCGAGGAGTTGGACCTGCCGTTCGACGGGCGCATCACCGTCGAGCATCCAATCGAGGATCTCGCGGCGTACGCCAACTGGGCGCTGCCCCTCGGAACCCGTCCGGAGGAAGCGAGCGGGCCCGCCGTCTGGATCGGCCGGCGGATCCTCGGCGCCCTGCGTGCGAACGCGACCGGCGGTTCGTCGTCGATGTACGGCCTGTGGACGCCGATGCGTGCCGCGGGCGCCGCGTCGAGGCACATGCTGGTCACGGTGGCAGCCGCGCGGCTCGGCGTGCCGGCGGCCGAGCTTGCGACCCGGGATGGCGCCGTCGTTCACGCGGGCTCGGGACTGGCGATCCCCTATGCCGATCTCGCGCTCGACGCGGCCGCCGTTTCCCCGCCCCGGATCCCGGCGCTCAAGTCCGAAGCGGACTGGCGGCTGATCGGCACGTCCCAGCCTCGCCTGGACCTGCCGGCGAAAGTCCGGGGAGCCCCGGTGTTCGGCGCCGATGTGGTGCTGCCGGACATGCTGCACGCGTCGATCCGCCAGGCGCCGGTGTTCGGAAGCAGTGTCGTCCGGGTCGCCAACATGGCGGAAGTCCGCACGCAGCCGGGTGTTGTCGACGTCGTCGTGATCGATGGCGAGAGCGTGGCGGTGATCGCCCGATCCTGGTGGCAGGCCGAACAGGCTGCCGGCCGGCTCGATGTTGAATGGACCGGGACGGACGCGGACGATGTCTCCAGCGCCGGTCTGTCGGAACGGATGCAGGCGCTGCTCGACGGCGGCGATGCCTACGAGAACCTTGCGGAAGGTCCCGGCTTTCCTGACGGCTCGCCGATCATCCTCGAAGCGGCCTACGAGGCGCCGCTCGTCGCCCACGCCTGCATGGAGCCGATGAACGCGACCGTCCTCGTCCGAAGCGATGGAACGGCTGAAGCATGGGTTCCGGCGCAATCTCCGATAGCTCTACGCTGGGGTGTCTCGAGGGGCGCGGGCCGGGCCGGCGTCGATCTGTCGTCCGTCACCTGCCATATCCTGACGAACGGGGGCGGCTTCGGTCGCCGGACCGAACTGGACGTTTCGCTGCAGGCGGCGTATCTGGCGGCGCTCTTCCCGGACCGGCCCGTGAAACTGATGTGGTCGCGCGAAGAGGATATCGGCCGTGGCGTCTTCCGCAGCCATGCCGCCGGGCGCCTGCGTGCCGCCCTGGGACCGGACGGCCTGCCGGTCGCCTATGAGGCGGTCGTTGCGGCACAGTCCCTCCTCCAGTCCTTCCGGAGCCGCTTGATGCCCATCGGCGACGGCGGCAGCCCCGACGGCGACTTCACAACCGTCCAAGGGTTGGACAAGCCCTATTACGGCATCGCGGCGCGGCGCGTGGCTTCCCATCACGTTCCTTCTCACCTCCCGATCGGCCACTGGCGTTCCAACGGATACTCTTTCAACACCTTCTTCGCCGAATCCTTCATCGACGAATGCGCGCATCTGGCCGGGGCGGATCCCGTGGATTACCGCCGCGCCCTGCTTCGCGACAGCCCCCGCCATCTCGCCGTGCTCGAGCGCGTCGCTGCGTTGGCCCGCTGGGGCGAACCGCTGCCCCGGGGCCGGGGGCGCGGGATCGCCATCGAGGAAGCGTTCAGGAGCATCGTGGCCCAGGTCGTCGAGGTCACCGTGGCCACGGACGGCGAGATCACTGTCGATCGGGTCTTCTGCGCAATCGACGTCGGCATCGCGGTGAATCCGGACGCGGTGATCGCGCAGATGGAGGGCAGCATCTTCTACGGACTCACCACCGCCTTGATGAGCGCGATCACGATCGAGAACGGCGCGGTGGTGGAATCGAATTTCCACGACTTTCCCATGCACCGCCTGCACAACGCACCGGACGTCGCCGTCGAGATCATGGACAGCGGCGAGCTCCCTGGCGGTGCGGGAGAGCCGGGCGTCGTCCCGGTCGCTCCCGCCCTTGCCAACGCGATCTTCGACGCCACCGGCCGGCGTCTGCGCTCGCTGCCGCTTGCGGCCACCGAAACCGTCGATGAGGGGCGTACCCGCACGGTTCTGCCGGGGAGCCGGGCATGACGTTCCCGAAACTTCCCGGTCCGGTTCCCGGTGGGCGAGGCGGCGGCGCAACCACTTGGCAAGTCCAATGGTCTGACCGCGTGCGCTTCATTCGTTCCTGGATCACGGAGCCGTTGCGCGTCGCCGCCGTGGTGCCGTCGAGCGCATCGCTCGCCCGACTCATCACGTCGGAAATCGGAGCCGCGCAGTCGCCGGTCCTGGAACTCGGCCCCGGGACCGGCGTCTTCACCAAGGCGCTGCTCGACCGCGGACTTGACCAGGCCGATCTGACGCTGGTCGAATATGGGGCCGAGTTCGTGACGGTTCTGCGCCAGCGGTTCCCGCAGGCGAGAGTTCTGCACCAGGACGCCTCCAGGCTTTCGGCCCTCGACCTGTTTCCTGACGCGGCGGCCGGAGCGGTCGTGAGCGGCCTCGGCCTCCTCTCGATGCCGCCCCGGACCGTCATCGCCATACTCACGGGCGCGTTCGCCTGCCTGCGGCCACGCGGGGCCTTCTACCAGTTCACCTATGGTCCGCGCTGCCCGGTCGCCCGGCCTATCCTCG encodes the following:
- a CDS encoding class I SAM-dependent methyltransferase; translation: MRFIRSWITEPLRVAAVVPSSASLARLITSEIGAAQSPVLELGPGTGVFTKALLDRGLDQADLTLVEYGAEFVTVLRQRFPQARVLHQDASRLSALDLFPDAAAGAVVSGLGLLSMPPRTVIAILTGAFACLRPRGAFYQFTYGPRCPVARPILDRLGLKAQRIGGTVSNLPPASVYRISRRGPHRPGWRNLSP
- a CDS encoding (2Fe-2S)-binding protein, encoding MTAFIINGRAVDIAAGPETPLLWVIREHLKLTGTKYGCGIAQCGACTVHVDGEPVRSCVTWLEDVEGREVTTIEGLSPDAGHPLQKAWVAEQVPQCGYCQSGQIMQAAALLERTPVPTREQIIEHMDGNICRCGTYVRIIAAVERASREG
- a CDS encoding xanthine dehydrogenase family protein molybdopterin-binding subunit, producing MATTFQPRTRAVSRRSFLVTAGGLGIAVAFGSLPLPAVGATAARAAEGGFRPNAWVTIADDGTITIISPAVEMGQGIMTTLPLLVAEEMDADWDRVRIVQAPSDAETYGNPGFYGIQLTGGSESTRGYHALLRLTGAQTRMVLLAAAAGMLRVPVGELSTEPGRVVHPVSGRALDYGEIAANGPLPEPLPQVSEADLKPSDRWRYIGKRTIRRVDVPSKIDGTAVFGIDVQLPDMLYGAVLRAPVQGERPTAIDDTEARAVPGVTHIVPLSYGVGIIGETVEATRRAKELLQVAWSTGSRVRDYTSRHLLEAYRAIGRDLGRRGVPAHVAGDAQAAISGAATVIEVDYMSDHVSHATMEPMNATALVIGDRVEIWAPTQGPTGTQGFAAEVIGTMPDKVRVHTTLLGGGFGRKAERDFIVDAVSLARAAEGRPVKVIWSREDDMRHDKFRPLEAQHIQVGLDADGHILGWRHRIVADSVFARTMPELFDGKGGHDEVVTEGAHFNYAVPAHHVEYLRQESGLDIGFWFAVGVGYTRFAIECVVDEIAAARGIDPVALRLELLRDQPRACAVIETVARMADWTREREGRGIGLAYSDAFGSHCAQVAEVSLDRETGRIRVHKVWCAIDPGMAIQPLHIEAMMIVGITNGTGHALFEQINVVDGEVEESNFDTYRVIRMSEAPEIEVAVVPTPGSPVGGIGQAGLPPTGPAIANAIARLTGGVRLRHFPFLPDRVLAALEA
- a CDS encoding GFA family protein, coding for MFHQFRGGPFILKLSCHCGQVRIEFDRRPDYINECNCTLCSKAGVRWAYFHPSQVRVEGAASSYIREDKAEPGNEVRFCPRCGSTTHFTLTEGAVEKFGTAMMGVNMRLADESDLAGSELRYSGGRAWPGHGDFGSVREARIIGE
- a CDS encoding xanthine dehydrogenase family protein molybdopterin-binding subunit, with the translated sequence MPRHLSRRTFLITGAVIAGTAATAAVAGVGYLSTIDVDGSAGYIDGDRAVLNAFVVIHPDGRVVVNVPRTEMGQGIHTGLAMLVAEELDLPFDGRITVEHPIEDLAAYANWALPLGTRPEEASGPAVWIGRRILGALRANATGGSSSMYGLWTPMRAAGAASRHMLVTVAAARLGVPAAELATRDGAVVHAGSGLAIPYADLALDAAAVSPPRIPALKSEADWRLIGTSQPRLDLPAKVRGAPVFGADVVLPDMLHASIRQAPVFGSSVVRVANMAEVRTQPGVVDVVVIDGESVAVIARSWWQAEQAAGRLDVEWTGTDADDVSSAGLSERMQALLDGGDAYENLAEGPGFPDGSPIILEAAYEAPLVAHACMEPMNATVLVRSDGTAEAWVPAQSPIALRWGVSRGAGRAGVDLSSVTCHILTNGGGFGRRTELDVSLQAAYLAALFPDRPVKLMWSREEDIGRGVFRSHAAGRLRAALGPDGLPVAYEAVVAAQSLLQSFRSRLMPIGDGGSPDGDFTTVQGLDKPYYGIAARRVASHHVPSHLPIGHWRSNGYSFNTFFAESFIDECAHLAGADPVDYRRALLRDSPRHLAVLERVAALARWGEPLPRGRGRGIAIEEAFRSIVAQVVEVTVATDGEITVDRVFCAIDVGIAVNPDAVIAQMEGSIFYGLTTALMSAITIENGAVVESNFHDFPMHRLHNAPDVAVEIMDSGELPGGAGEPGVVPVAPALANAIFDATGRRLRSLPLAATETVDEGRTRTVLPGSRA
- a CDS encoding AraC family transcriptional regulator, coding for MDPLSDVLSLLKPRSYVSSGFDAGGDWSIQFSNQQNRMKCYAVVSGECWLSVDGVAEPVKLRSGECFVLPSGRNFRLASDTALTPVDSGKFFPPARPGGVVTVKGGGDFYLVGSRFAVSGRNSGSLLRMLPPVVRIRRGSEQAALRWSVERMREELREQRPGSSLIAQHLAHMMLVQALRLHLDDGPAGGVGWFFALADKQLGAAISAIHADPGYRWTLRELAERAGMSRSIFALRFKEAVGETAMDYLARWRMLLAGDRFENTADPVSVVALSLGYESESAFSTAFKRVMGCTPRQYGRDASLPRDPPDGTGPAQADRQGPAPPRVRGERGSVHSPMMRASRTEPKSP
- a CDS encoding (2Fe-2S)-binding protein, with protein sequence MITLTVNGSVIDLAAPDDKPLLWALREDLGILGAKYGCGVAQCGACRVLVDGRSSPSCAISLGEVAGASVITAEGLAGADGALSVVQRAWIDEQVPQCGFCQPGFLVAATALLARVPSPTDADIDEAITNICRCGTYPRIRRAIHRASAMLAEG